The sequence CCATCGTGGACACGGTCAGTTCCTTCTCGGCCCTCAAGATCGATAAGGACGCCCTCGGCCTCGACATCATCCTGACCGGCTCGCAGAAGGCCCTCGCCCTGCCGCCCGGCCTCGCCCTGCTCTCCGTCTCGGAAAAGGCCCTCAAGCGCGCCGAGACCGTCGAAAACCGCGGCTACTACTTTGACTTCATCGAGTTCCAGAAGAACTACGAGAAGGGCATGACCCCGAGCACGCCGGTCATTCCGCTCATCTACGCGCTCAAGAGCAAGCTGGAAGACATCTTCGAGGAAGGGCTGGAAAACCGCTACGCCCGCCACCTGCGCCTCAACAACCTCGTGCGCGAGTGGGTCAGCAAAAACGGCATGGAACTGCTCCCGGCCCCCGAGTACGGCTCGGTCACGCTCAACTGTATCAAGAACCTGCGCGAAATCGACCTGCCCAAGCTCAACGAAGCCCTCAAGAGCCGCTACAACTGCGTCATCGACGGCGGCTACGGCAAGCTCAAGGGCAAAGCCTTCCGCATCTCCAACATGGGCGACGAAACCGACGAGACCATGGCCGAGCTGCTCAGCGCGCTCGACAGCCTGCTCCCCGAATTCGCCGCCAAGTAGAGACATCCTTTTAACAGGAAGGACGGGAAGAGCCGGGAAGCATGCACGAAAAGTTTGAAAGAGCCGACAAGTTGACGAAAACCGTCATCGATTCGGCCTTTCGAGTGCATCGCCATTTCGGACCGGGGCTGCTTGAATCCATCTATCAGAAGGCCTTCTCGCGCGATTTGGCGCTGGAAGGCCTGATGGTTGAGGCGGAGCTGTGTATCCCCATCGAATATCGCGGAGAAGTGTTCAATGAACACATACGGGCAGATATTTTTGTTGAGCAATCCCTGCTGGTAGAACTGAAAGTAGTCGAAGCGGTTCGCCCCGAGCATATCGCTCAAACACTGAGCTACATGAAGCTTCTGAATGCTCCGGTCGGCCTGATTTTCAACTTCTACGAATCCGAATTTCGAAAAGGAATTCGCAGGTTAACCTTGAAAGGAGCGGATAAATAGCCCTTTCTCCGTTCTTCCCGACCTTCCTGTTAAAATTTTCATGAAAACCCTTGTCATCGCGGAAAAACCCAGCGTCGCCGGCGACCTCGCACGCGTCCTTGGCCGCATCCCCCGTAAAGGCGACCACTACGAAAACGACGAGTACATCATCGACTCGGCCGTTGGCCACCTTGTGGAGCTTATCATGCCCGAGGACATCAGCCCGGACTACAAACGCTGGACGCTGAAGACCCTCCCCATCGTGCCGAAGACCTTCAAGCTCCGGCCCATCGACAAGACCAAGAAGAAGTTCCAGGAGCTGAAAAAGCACATCGCCCGCGACGACGTCGGCATGATCATCAACGCCTGTGACGCCGGACGCGAGGGCGAGCTGATCTTTACCTACATCATGGAACTGGCCAAGGGCGACAAAAAGGACATCCGCCGCCTGTGGATGTCCTCCATGACCCCGCAGGCCATCCGCGACGCCTTCTCCAACCTGCGCTCCTCCGAGGAGATGCAGCCCCTGCAGGACGCCGCCCGCTCCCGCTCCGAGGCCGACTGGCTCATCGGCATCAACGGCACCCGCGGCGCCACCGTCCAGTTCGGTCGCCGCGGCGGCACCGCCGCCACCGTGGGCCGCGTCCAGACCCCCACCCTCACGCTCGTCTATGAACGCGAGTGCGAAATCCGCAATTTCAAGGCCCGCGACTACTGGCGCATCCTCGGCAACTTCAACATCACCGCCGGCGCCTACGACGGGGTTTACCAGAAGCCTGACTTCAAGAAGGCCGACGACGAGCACGACCGCGCCGACCGCCTCTGGGACAAGGAGCAGGCCGAGCGCATCCTGCTCGAAGCCCTCGCCGCCGGGCCCGAGGCCGCCGTCACCGAGGAGAAAAAGCGCACCCGTCAGGCTTCCCCGCGTCTTTACGACCTGACCACGCTCCAGCGCGAGGCCAACAGCCGCTTCGGCTTCCCCGCCGGGATGACGCTCAACATCGCCCAGGCCCTCTACGAGAAGCACAAGATGATCACCTACCCGCGTACCGACTCGCGGGCGCTTCCCGAGGACTACGGCCACACCGTGCGCGACACCCTGGCCAGCCTGCCCGAGCCCTACGCCATCCACGCCGAAAAGGTCCTGGCCAACGACTGGGTCGTCACCGGCAACAAGCGTATCTTTAATAACAAGCAGGTCAGCGATCACTTCGCCATCATCCCGACCAACACCTCCCCGAAAAAACTTCAGGAGCGCGAGCAGAAGATCTATGACATGATCACTCGGCGCTTCATGGCGGTGTTCTTCCCCCCGGCCGAGTACGACGTGACCACCCGCATGAGCGAGCTCGGCGGGCACGCCTTCAAGACCGAAGGCAAGGTCCTCGCCGTCGCCGGTTGGCTCGAAGCCTACGGCAAGGGCAGCGGCCAGGGCGGCGAAGACACCCTGCCGGCCCTTTCCCCCGAAGACGGTTCACCGGCCAAGGCCCGCCTCGCGCAGGCCGAACTCCAGGCCGACCAGACCCGCCCCCCGCCCCGCTACACGGAAGCCACTCTCCTGGCCGCCATGGAAGGCGCGGGCAAGTTCGTCGAGGACGAGGAACTGCGCGAAGCCCTCAAGGAACGCGGCCTGGGCACTCCGGCCACCCGCGCCGCGACCATCGACCACCTGGTCAAGGAGCGCTACATCGAGCGTGAAGGCCGCGACCTGGCCCCGACCCACAAGGCCGAGGATCTGGTCAAATTCCTGCGCACCTTTAAGATCGACGCCCTCACCCGCCCCGAGCTTACCGGCGAGTGGGAGCACCGCCTCCGTCAGATCGAGGAGGGCACGCTCTCCCGCGATGAGTTCATGAAGGGCATCGCCTCCATGACCGAGGAGATGATCAACAACCTCAACGCCCCGCCCCCGGCCAAGGAGACGCACCTGATCTCCCCTCTGGACAAAACCCCCCTGCTCGAAGACCACCGCGCGTGGTTCTCGCAGGAGTCGGTTGATGTGCGTGGGCGCGCCATCCCGAAGGTTTCCGTCAACAAGGTCATCGGCAACCGCAAGCTCGACCCCGACGAGGTGGAAGTCCTCTTGGACAAGGGTGAGATCGGCCCGCTCGACGGCTTCAAGTCCCGCATGGGCAAAGCCTTTTCCGCCGTGCTCAAGCTGGCCGAAAAGGACAACGGCTCCCTCCGCGTAGAGCTGGACTTCGGCGACAACGGCAACGGCCCCGGCGACGAGGACATCGACCTGTCGCAGTTCCCCGTCGTGGGCACCTCCCCCGTGGACAACACTCCCGTGCACGAGACGCCCAACGCCTACATCTCCGAGGGCAAAGACGCCAAGGGTCGCGCCACCTTCCGCATGAGCCGCAACATGCTCGGCAAGGCTCTCCCCGCCGAGCAGATCAAAAAGCTCCTGACCAACCGCAAGACGGACCTCATCCAGGGCTTCCGCTCGAACCGCACCAAGCGCCTTTTCGACGCCTTCCTCATCCTCCAGGACGACGGCGGCATCAAGTTCGAGTTCCCGCCCCGCCCCGCCAAGAAAGCGGCGAAAAAAGCCGCCAAGGACGCCCCCTCGGAAGCCCCCAAGGAAAGCTGAGCCATGCTGAAAATCCCTCCCGGCGATTTCCTCGGCGCGATCTTCGACTGCGACGGCACGCTGGCCGACAGCATGCCCGTGCACTACCGCGCCTGGGTCGAGGCGTTCAAGGCCCATCACGCCAAGTTCGACTTCACCTGGGAGATTTTCTACTCCATGGCCGGGACCGGGCTGGAGGATTCCGTCGTGCAGCTTAACCAGCGCTTTAACGACACCCTCGACCCCGCTGCCGCCGTCCGCAGCCAGATGGAGATCCTCGACCGGCTGCACCACGAGGTCACGCCCATCGTGGAGGTGGTCGAAATCGCCCGGCACTACGCCCAGGCGGGCAAAAAAGTTTCCGTCTCCAGCGGCGGCACCTACCGCCACGTCCACGAGACGCTGCGCCAGATCGGCGTGCACGACCTGTTCCCGGTCATCATCACCCGCGAGGACTACGCCCGCAGCAAGCCCGCTCCGGACTGTTTCCTGCTCGCCGCCGAACGCATGGGCGTTCCCCCGTCCGCCTGCCTCGTCTTCGAAGACAGCCACCTCGGCATCGCCGCCGCCGACGCCGCCGGCATGGCCTCCGTCTATGTCGAGCCCGAGACCTACTCCAGAGGCTCGGGAATATAAGAGCTGGTCACAAAGAGCACAAAGAAGACACGAAGCTCACAAAGGCAGGGCTGGCGGTGGGGCCAACGTTATTTCTATTTACGCTTGGTATTTGCCGCTGCGCGATCGGCGCAAATCCTTCGGCGTGAAATAGCTCCCCCGACAAAGCCTACCACACACGCCAACCACCCCGGCCATAATGGAGGCCTGCTGCTCTCACAAATGTAATAAACCAATGCGTGAAGATAGCGCCTGCCTCCGTCTTCAACTTTGATATGCCATTGCTCATCGAGAATTTCCGCCACATCCGCCTCTGTCAGCTTACCCTGGACAACTTTCGACTGTATCCAGCCAGCCAGTTTGTACTCAAAATAACTGACACTAGATGAAGCATTGGACTCGACATTGAGAGGCAACACATAGGCAAAAAATAACCAAATCACTCCAAGAAAAAGGAGTAAAACTGAGAGCGCCTCGTTCAGTGATGTGCGAAACTTCATACCCCTCAAAATCCTCCCAATAACAGTATATATCATTTCCCGTTTATAACTGCAATAATCCCGAGACTAGGCTTTTACCGGATCACCCAGTTTTGATGCTTGCCTCAGCGATTCCCTACCTCACGGCAGCCACGGGAACTTCCGGAAGTCGGGAGCACGCTTCTCGACGTAGGCGCGGCGGCCTTCGTCGCCCTGCTCGGTCAGGTAATAGAGCAGCGTGGCGTTGCCCGCCAGCTCCTGCAGGCCCTGCTGGCCGTCCACATCGGCATTGAACGCGCTCTTGAGCAGGCGGATGGCGAGCGGGCTGTGCTGCATGATTTCGCGTGCCCACTTGACGCCCTCTTCCTGGAGTTGCCCAACCGGCACGACCTCGTTGACCAGGCCCATGTCGAGCGCCTGCTGCGCGTTGTACTGGCGGCAGAGGTACCAGATTTCGCGAGCCTTTTTCTGACCAACGATACGGGCGAGGTAGCTGGAGCCAAACCCGCCGTCGAAACTACCCACGCGCGGTCCGGTCTGCCCGAAGACGGCATTGTCGGCGGCAATGGTCAGGTCGCAGACCACGTGCAGCACGTGCCCGCCGCCGATCGCGTAGCCCGCCACCAGCGCGATCACAACCTTCGGCATGGAGCGGATGAGCTTCTGCAGGTCGAGCACGTTCAGGCGCGGCACGCCATCCTTGCCCTGATAGCCGCCCGCCTGATGGCCGCGAATCTTCTGGTCGCCCCCGGCGCAAAAGGCGTACTTGCCGTCGGTCTGAGGATTGGCCCCGGTCAGCAGAACCACGCCGACACTCGGGTCTTCGCGTGCATCGGTGAAGGCCGCGATCATCTCGGCCACCGTGTCGGGGGTAAAGGCGTTGCGCCGATGCGGACGGTTGATCGTCACGCGGGCGATACCCTCGCCCTCCAGCTTTTCGTAAACGATTTCTTCAAACTCCCTGACTTTGGTCCAATTCATAACAGAAGGTCGTTGTGTATTCAATTTTAATGACAAAATAAAGCGGCCACATGCGCGAGCAGACTAACTCTGCGCCGAGGAATTTCCGCCCGCTGGCTTATCCTCACCGGATTGGCTCTGTGGCGACGCACTCGCCCCCGAGGAAGGCTTCCTGCGGCGTCGCGGACGAGCAGATTTCTTTTTTACCGCAGCAGTCTGCGGCTCACTGCGATCGTCCACCCCGGAACGCGGTGCATGCGCAGGGCTCGAAGCAGACGTTGAATCTGGAACAGTTGCAGAACGGACAGGAGGCGCGTCAACAGTGCGGGCGGCCACCTCTCCCTCCGCGTCGGATTTTTTCCCCCGAGAGCGGCGGCGGGTTGATTTCTTTTTCGGCGCAGAATCGGACACGTCAGTCGGCTTGGCGGCGGGTTTTGAGTCGGCGGGCTTCGTCTCCCCTCCGAGCAGCGCCTTGCGCAGCGGCACATCGTCGGCGGAATCCGTCACCACCTCGATGATACGGACGCCCTCGCGGGGAAGTTTGCTGACCAACCGGTCCAACTCGGACCAATCCTTCGGCTTCACGTACTCGACACCGTGCGCGGCGGCGAGCTTTTCAAAATCCACCCGTTGCGGCGTAGCGAAAAATTCCTCAAAGGGGGGATCAAACTTCGCGATGGCGAGGTTCTCAAAAATCCGCCCGCCCCCGTTGTTGACGAGGATCACAGTCAGGCTACCGCGCAGGCGCGGGGCGCTCAGCAGACCGTTGCTGTCGTGGAGGAATGCGAGGTCCCCCGTAAGCAAAACCGCGGACCGCCCGCCGTGGGCGAGGCCGAGCGCGGTCGAGAGCGTGCCGTCGATGCCGTTCGCGCCGCGGTTGGCGCAAACGGCGTAGCCGCGTTCCGAGGGCTGCCAGAACATCTCCGCATCGCGCACCGGCATGCTTGCGGCGATGAATACCGGCGTCTTTTCCGGCAAGCGTCGAGAGAGCAGCCAGGGAATTTTTCCCTCAAAGAATGTTTCGCAGCCGCGTAGTTCTTTTTGGATACGCTCTGAGCAAGTCCCATCGGCCTTGAGCCACGCCTCGGCGTAGCGGCTCATCGGGGCCACGTGCATGTCGAGCTCATCGGTAAAGACATCGTCGCCGAGTCGCAGGTGTGTGGCGCGGGTGTGCAGGCTGTCGAGGTTGCGGTACGAGCCGTCGATGACGAGCGTCTCGGCTTCTGTATCCGCCAGCCAACTACGCAGAAGCTTGCTCGTGGGCAAGTCCCCGAACTGGAGCACAAAGTCCGGGCGATGCTTGTCCGACCAGTGACGGTCACGCACGAGCGCATGGTAGTTGGTCACGAGCGGCGCGTGCTTGGGCGCGTGAGTGCGCAGCGGAGAAAGCACATCGGCCAGGACCGGCCAGCCGAGCATCCGGGCCATGCCGAAAACCGTCTCGGCATAGGCGGCGGGGTTCTCCACCCGCGTGCAACCGGCCACGATCAGCCCGCGCTCATGCTGTTCGAGCGAGTCGAGCGAGGCGACGGTACCGGATACCTGCGGGGGCGTTACCTCGGCCAGGAATTTTTCCACGTCAAAGCCCTTGGGCAAAAACGGATGCTCCGCCGGGACCGGCGCGAGCGGATCGCGGAAAGGAACGTTCAGGTGTACCGGGCCTGGCAGCGGCGTCAGAGCCCGGCGGAAGGCATGGCGCAAGGTCTGCCGCAGGTAGCGCAGGCGCTCGACGCCGGGCAGGGCCAGTTCGTGTTCCCAAATGGCGTAGGAGCCGTAGATTTTCCGCTGGTCGATGGTCTGGCCGGATGCGCAATCGCGCATTTCGGGCGGGCGGTCAGCGGTCAGCACGATCAGCGGCAGGCCGCTCATCTGCGCCTCGATCACGGCGGGCAGGTAGTTGGCGGCGGCAGTGCCGGAGGTACAGACCAGGGCGACGGGCTTTCCCGTCCGCCGGACGAGTCCGAGCGCGAAGAAACCCGCCGAGCGCTCGTCGAGCACAGGAATGGCCTCGATGTCGGCGCAGGTGGCGAAGCCCAGCGTCAGCGGCGCGGAGCGCGAACCGGGCGAGATGACCGCATGCCGCAGGCCGAGCCGGGCCAGTGTTTCGGCCACGAGGCCGCCCCAGAATACATTCAGGTTTGCCAGGCAGAGTTTGTCCATCTTCAGCGAAGCGTATCAAGCATGGCCCGCAGTTTCAAATCTGTTTCCGCCTGCTCGCGGGCCGGGTCCGAGCCCTCGACGATGCCCACCCCGGCATAGAGTCGGGCGCGATTGCCCTCGACCAACGCCGAGCGGATCGCGACCACGAAGTCGCCCTCCCCGCGCCAGTCGAGCCAGCCGAGCGTCCCGGCGTAGAGGCCGCGGGTGAAATTCTCAATCCGCCCGATGTGCGGGACGGCGTCCTCGCGCGGCACGCCGCCGACGGCGGGCGTCGGGTGCAGCTCGCCCACAGCGTCGAGCAGGGAAACGCTTTCCGGCAGCGCGGCCTCAATCGGGGTCAGCAGGTGCTGGACATTGGGCAGCTTAAACAAACGGGGCTGCGCGGCACACTCGGGGCCGAGCC comes from Ruficoccus amylovorans and encodes:
- the menB gene encoding 1,4-dihydroxy-2-naphthoyl-CoA synthase, which encodes MNWTKVREFEEIVYEKLEGEGIARVTINRPHRRNAFTPDTVAEMIAAFTDAREDPSVGVVLLTGANPQTDGKYAFCAGGDQKIRGHQAGGYQGKDGVPRLNVLDLQKLIRSMPKVVIALVAGYAIGGGHVLHVVCDLTIAADNAVFGQTGPRVGSFDGGFGSSYLARIVGQKKAREIWYLCRQYNAQQALDMGLVNEVVPVGQLQEEGVKWAREIMQHSPLAIRLLKSAFNADVDGQQGLQELAGNATLLYYLTEQGDEGRRAYVEKRAPDFRKFPWLP
- a CDS encoding pyridoxal-phosphate-dependent aminotransferase family protein → MSYKLFIPGPIQVSEKTYRAMTTPVIGHRSKDFVELFQAIQPSLQKLLYTQDPVYLSTSSAWGVMEGSLRNVVKKKVLNCCSGAFSDKWYDVSLRCGLQAKELKYEWGTPIDPEDIRKELSTGEYDAITIIHNETSTGTMNPLEEIAAVLREFPEVIAIVDTVSSFSALKIDKDALGLDIILTGSQKALALPPGLALLSVSEKALKRAETVENRGYYFDFIEFQKNYEKGMTPSTPVIPLIYALKSKLEDIFEEGLENRYARHLRLNNLVREWVSKNGMELLPAPEYGSVTLNCIKNLREIDLPKLNEALKSRYNCVIDGGYGKLKGKAFRISNMGDETDETMAELLSALDSLLPEFAAK
- a CDS encoding HAD family hydrolase; protein product: MLKIPPGDFLGAIFDCDGTLADSMPVHYRAWVEAFKAHHAKFDFTWEIFYSMAGTGLEDSVVQLNQRFNDTLDPAAAVRSQMEILDRLHHEVTPIVEVVEIARHYAQAGKKVSVSSGGTYRHVHETLRQIGVHDLFPVIITREDYARSKPAPDCFLLAAERMGVPPSACLVFEDSHLGIAAADAAGMASVYVEPETYSRGSGI
- a CDS encoding GxxExxY protein, translated to MHEKFERADKLTKTVIDSAFRVHRHFGPGLLESIYQKAFSRDLALEGLMVEAELCIPIEYRGEVFNEHIRADIFVEQSLLVELKVVEAVRPEHIAQTLSYMKLLNAPVGLIFNFYESEFRKGIRRLTLKGADK
- a CDS encoding DNA topoisomerase III produces the protein MKTLVIAEKPSVAGDLARVLGRIPRKGDHYENDEYIIDSAVGHLVELIMPEDISPDYKRWTLKTLPIVPKTFKLRPIDKTKKKFQELKKHIARDDVGMIINACDAGREGELIFTYIMELAKGDKKDIRRLWMSSMTPQAIRDAFSNLRSSEEMQPLQDAARSRSEADWLIGINGTRGATVQFGRRGGTAATVGRVQTPTLTLVYERECEIRNFKARDYWRILGNFNITAGAYDGVYQKPDFKKADDEHDRADRLWDKEQAERILLEALAAGPEAAVTEEKKRTRQASPRLYDLTTLQREANSRFGFPAGMTLNIAQALYEKHKMITYPRTDSRALPEDYGHTVRDTLASLPEPYAIHAEKVLANDWVVTGNKRIFNNKQVSDHFAIIPTNTSPKKLQEREQKIYDMITRRFMAVFFPPAEYDVTTRMSELGGHAFKTEGKVLAVAGWLEAYGKGSGQGGEDTLPALSPEDGSPAKARLAQAELQADQTRPPPRYTEATLLAAMEGAGKFVEDEELREALKERGLGTPATRAATIDHLVKERYIEREGRDLAPTHKAEDLVKFLRTFKIDALTRPELTGEWEHRLRQIEEGTLSRDEFMKGIASMTEEMINNLNAPPPAKETHLISPLDKTPLLEDHRAWFSQESVDVRGRAIPKVSVNKVIGNRKLDPDEVEVLLDKGEIGPLDGFKSRMGKAFSAVLKLAEKDNGSLRVELDFGDNGNGPGDEDIDLSQFPVVGTSPVDNTPVHETPNAYISEGKDAKGRATFRMSRNMLGKALPAEQIKKLLTNRKTDLIQGFRSNRTKRLFDAFLILQDDGGIKFEFPPRPAKKAAKKAAKDAPSEAPKES
- the menD gene encoding 2-succinyl-5-enolpyruvyl-6-hydroxy-3-cyclohexene-1-carboxylic-acid synthase translates to MDKLCLANLNVFWGGLVAETLARLGLRHAVISPGSRSAPLTLGFATCADIEAIPVLDERSAGFFALGLVRRTGKPVALVCTSGTAAANYLPAVIEAQMSGLPLIVLTADRPPEMRDCASGQTIDQRKIYGSYAIWEHELALPGVERLRYLRQTLRHAFRRALTPLPGPVHLNVPFRDPLAPVPAEHPFLPKGFDVEKFLAEVTPPQVSGTVASLDSLEQHERGLIVAGCTRVENPAAYAETVFGMARMLGWPVLADVLSPLRTHAPKHAPLVTNYHALVRDRHWSDKHRPDFVLQFGDLPTSKLLRSWLADTEAETLVIDGSYRNLDSLHTRATHLRLGDDVFTDELDMHVAPMSRYAEAWLKADGTCSERIQKELRGCETFFEGKIPWLLSRRLPEKTPVFIAASMPVRDAEMFWQPSERGYAVCANRGANGIDGTLSTALGLAHGGRSAVLLTGDLAFLHDSNGLLSAPRLRGSLTVILVNNGGGRIFENLAIAKFDPPFEEFFATPQRVDFEKLAAAHGVEYVKPKDWSELDRLVSKLPREGVRIIEVVTDSADDVPLRKALLGGETKPADSKPAAKPTDVSDSAPKKKSTRRRSRGKKSDAEGEVAARTVDAPPVRSATVPDSTSASSPAHAPRSGVDDRSEPQTAAVKKKSARPRRRRKPSSGASASPQSQSGEDKPAGGNSSAQS